The Lysobacter luteus genome contains the following window.
TTATAGCACTTCTCGCCGCCACGCGGCGTTGCCCCGCTACCAATTTTTGTCGTCAGAGACTCCAATTTATCCTCGACCCAATCGCCACTGCGCGGATTGAATACGGACTGGAGGTGGCTTTCAAAAAGGGCGCGGGCGTTCTTGAGGTTCTTTTCGGCGTTGGCTTTGGCGGTGGCGATGCCCGCAAACGCTTCGTCGAGGATGCCGACGATCCGCTGCTGCTCGGGGAGCGGCGGGAGCGGAATCGGGACTTCTTTCAACTTGCCACCAGAAAGTTCCTTGAACGTCGCGCCTGTTCCCAAATCGTTGAGCAACTCAACGACGCTGCCGAGGTAGTAGTAAAGGAACTTGTGATCAACAACCTTGCTGGGGACCAGACCCTTGCAGCCTTGATTGGTGGCCATCGGCACAGTGTTGATCACGAGATGACCAATCGGCGCTCGCGAAGAAAGGATGACCGAATACGGCGGCAGCGGACGCGCGGAACTGTTGGACAAACCGAGATCAGTGAGCGTACGTGCGGTTTCACCGATGTATGGCGTGGTCCGCCTCCCCATCTCGGCCGGCGTTATCCACTGATGCTGGCCATCCCAATACGCAACGACACCAGTCTTCGGCGTCCCGCCGTTCACAACCTCGCAGATGGCACCAAGCGATTGCCGCAGCCAACCGTTTCTCATAGCAGCGCCCTGATCCCCGCCAGCACTTCCGCACTCTCCGCATCCAGCGCCGCAATCTCATCCATGATCTCCTGCGGGCTACGATGCGTGATTTCTTCTCCGCCATCGGGATTCTTCACCGACAGATCGAAGGTCGCCTGGTCGAGGCCGGTCGCCTCCACGCTCCAACTCTTCGGCGAATCGGCGAACGTCTTCTGCAACCCTACGAACTCGGCCAGATCCGCATCATTGAGCGGGTTGGTCTTGCCCATGTTGCGGCCGGGGTCGAGCTGGTAGTACCAGGTCTTGCGGGTCGGCGCGCCCTTCTCGAAGAACAGCACGACGGTCTTGACCCCGGCACCGAGGAAGGTGCCGCCGGGGCAGTCGAGCACGGTGTGCAGGTTGCAGCTTTCCAGAAGCTGCTTGCGCAGGGACACACTGGCGTTGTCGGTGTTGGACAGGAAGGTGTTCTTGATGACGATGGCGGCGCGGCCGCCGGCGCGCAGCGACTTGATGAAGTGCTGCAAGAACAGATACGCGGTCTCGCCGGTCTTGATCGGGAAGTTCTGCTGGATCTCCTTGCGCTCTTTACCGCCGAACGGCGGGTTGGCCAGCACGACATCGAAGCGGTCCCTCTCCTGGATGTCGGCGAGGTTCTCGGCCAGCGTGTTGGTGTGGACGATGTTCGGTGCCTCGATGCCATGCAGGATCATGTTCATGATGCCGATCACATAGGCCAGGCTCTTCTTCTCCTTGCCGAAGAAGGTCTCGCACTGCAGCGTCTTGCTGTCGCTGGTGGACAGGCTGGGCTTGCTGCTCAGGTAGTCGAACGCCTCGCACAGGAATCCAGCCGAACCGCAGGCACCGTCGTAGACCGTCTCGCCGACCTTCGGATCGATCACTTGGATCATGGCGCGAATCAACGGACGCGGCGTGTAGTACTCGCCGCCGTTGCGCCCCGCGTTGCCCATGTTCTTGATCTTGGCTTCGTACAGGTGCGAGAGCTCGTGCTTTTCCTTGTGCGTGCCGAAGCTGAGCTCATCGACGCGCTCGATCACGTCGCGCAGGTTGTAGCCGGACTGGATGCGGTTCTTGATCTCGCCGAAGATCTCGCCAATCTTGTATTCCAGCGTCTGCGGCCCGCTGGCCTTGGCCTTGAAGCCATGCAGGTAGGGGAACAGCTTGTCGTTGACGAAGGCGAGCAGGTCGTCGCCGGTCATCGCCTTGTTGTGGTCGAACTTGCCGTCGCTGTCCTTTGGCGCAGCCCAGCTTTCCCAGCGGTAGGCTGGCTCCAGCAGGAAGCTGTAGGCCCTGCTCTCCAGCTCGGCTTCCATCGCCTTGTCGCGCTCGAGGGCGTCGAGGTACTTGAGGAACAGCAGCCACGAGGACTGCTCGGTGTAGTCGAGTTCGCTGGTGCAACCGGCATCCTTGTGCAGGATGTCGTCGATGTTCTTGAAGGTTTGCTCAAACACTGTGCGGATACTCAAATTTCGGGAATCGGACCATCTGTTCAACGCGGCGTCCACTGGATGCGCAGTCGCCCGAGTCGCAAGGAATTCTTTGCACTCGAAAGGCCAGTCCGGAACGCGTATCGGCAGCACGTCGTCCCTCCTGACTATTCAAGAGGGTTACGAAAGGCTCGCGTAGCAGTTGGCCAGTTCGGGCTGTGGCTACTTCTGCCACGATCCAACTCCTTGTTCCGCTGAATTCGTTGCAGCTCCGGGACTGGCTATAGCATTCGCGCCAGTTGCACCTCGCACGCCACCACCCCGAGTCCGGCGCGTGGCAGCCGCCACTTCCTCCAGGTTGGGGCATTCGCCCATACACGTGATCGTTGTGGGGGCACGATCCCCCTCCACTGACCCGAAACTTTGATTCATAAGTGCAGAGAGAACATTCCGCGCCCTCGTGATGAAGCCGCTCATGTGTTCCGAGGATCCCGTCGCGTCATAAGAACGCACTCACGCTGATCTTTGGTTCCTAGCCGGAAAGGCTTTTCATTGGATCGCACATCCAGCCAATCCATTGGGATCCGAAGATTGGGACCTTGCGGTTTGCTGGGGGTGACAAAACGATACGGATTCTGCTTCGATACTCGCTGTTTCGGGTAAGGATCGTGGCACTCCAGCCAATCGCCCACCTTCTCCAATGCGAGCACGTAGTGCCATAAGTTCCGATCATGCTTCACCCGTAGCAGTGCCACACCACCGTCGTCGAGGCAGGTGGTTACTGCTTTGAGCGTAACTTCGTCTTGTCGAAGAACTTCTGTATCGATCGCAAATGCTCCCGACCGATGTCGGTCAAGCCATTCGGCCAAGTGCGAAACGGCAGCCGGCGTGGTTCCTCGACACGCCCCGCCTCGTTCTTCGTCTAGACATAGCAAGTAGGTCTTCTGAATTGCCGTCGCCGGTATTTCCGCTCGAGAGAACAGCCGCGAATACGCGTTGATGAAGCATGTGGGTACGCAATCGTACTCACTGGCCTGCAATCTAAATTGAGTCATGCCGTCTCCCCTGTTGGTCTCTCCACATCTGGCCCACTTCCCAATTGCTGTGCGGATCTTCGGCCAACCGGTGTCCGGTCGACAGCGCGACCGCAGCGGTCTAAGGACGGTCACGCCGGCTCTCCCGCGGTCCCGGAGCCATGATGCCTCGTCGGTGTCTCATCTAGAGATACGCCACCGGAAACCACTGGTGTGCCTTGACGCTTACCTGAGCGCAGCAGCGGAAGATCCTACAGACATACACCGCGCCCCCAGCCAGAACCGCCTCGCCCACCCGCCGGGCGCTGTGGAGTTCCGGCGGGATACAAGGGAGCGGCCGAAGCCGAATTGCCGGCATGCGATGCGCGCCGGCCAGGTGCGTGCTAGGAAGGGCGTAAATGCCGCTCATTGCACGGCTCACCGAGGTCCGTGCTCATCCACAGCCAATTGAGGCACGCCATGGACGACTGGACAGACCTCAACCAACCGCGCATCCAGCTCATCCAGGTACTCCCCCATCACCAACACGCCGGCGCGGTCGTGGATCCGCGGCATCGCTTCGCGGGCGCGGGCCGACACCGCGCGGGCGGCAACAGCGTCCCCTGCCAACGCGGCGGCCTCGGCGTCCAGCCACAGCCGGTAAGGCCCCAGGTCCAGCAGGCCGCCTTCGCACAGCGGGCGCCAGGCCGCGAGCAAGTCGGCATCGCGGGTGCGCGCGGCATAGCTGGCCAAGGTGGCGGCGATCCCCTGCCGACTGCCGTCGGCGGCGCCGGGGTAGGCATCGGCCAAGGCGCGTGCGGTCGCGCCGGCGGCCGCTTGGTCGTCGCGGTCGAGCGCATGGCCCATGCGCAGCACGTGCATCGCCGCGGCCATCTGGGTAGGTACACAGTCGGGCACGGTCAGCTGGTCGGCGGGCCAGTCCCGCGGGCGCACGCCGGCCATCGACATCGCGACCACGCAGGCCTGCGCGCACGACATGCGCCAGGCCGGGGTGTCGCGCCACAGTTCACGCAGGTTGTAGCCGTCGGTGTGCCAGCCCTGGTTCTGCCAGGGCACCAGGTTGATGAGGCCCAGCAGGCCGCCACCGAACACCGTGCCGGCCAGGGCGACCGACGCCGTGACGTCCAGGGGCGGTGCCAGCGCCAGCACTAACAGCGCGACCGCCGCGCACAACAGGTTGGCCAGCGGGCCGCCGAGGATGAAGGTGGCCACGTTGCGGCGGGACTCGGTGGCGCGGTCTGGCGGGAGCAACACGGCGAACCCGCTGAGCCCCCGCACGTTGCCGCCCCAGCGCACCATCCAGCCGCCGACGCCGCGCTCCAGCCTCAAGGGACCGATGCCCGCGGCGACCAGCCGCCGGCCAACCAGCACCCCGGCCAGCGCATGCCCGGCTTCGTGGACGAGGACCTGCAGCCACAACATTGCGATCGCCAGGGCGAGCATGGCGGCAAGCAGGGGCAATGAAACGTCGTCCGCGAACGAGTCGAGCCCCGCGACCAGCGCGAAACCGCCGATGCCGCCCACTATCCACTGCACGAGCTGCATGCCCCTGGACGCGGGCTGCGGTGCGGACGCAGGTTCGGCTGCGCGCGGATACAGCGCATCGTCGCGGCCGGTCGTCAGGTCGTTCAATCCGGTATCCATGCGGTTCCCCCTGCCGCGCACGATAGCGGAACGGGGGCGCGGTGACCGGCAGGAACTACATCAACAGCGCACCCTCTCCATCGATCAGCGGCAACCGGATCGCGAACTCGGCGCCCTCACCGGGTACGCCGGTGCTGAACACGCTGACGTCGCCGTCGTGGCTGCGCACCATCTGGTGCACCACGCTCAGCCCGATGCCCAGGCCGCCCTGCCGGGTGACGGCTGCGTTGTCGCCTTGGGCGAACAGCTTGAATACGTGGTTGAGCTGGTCGGGTGGGATGCCCGGCCCGTTGTCGGCGACGCTGAGGTGGGCGGTGCCGGCGCGGCGGGTCAGGCGCACGCAGATGCGGCCGCCTTCGGGGGTGAACTTGACCGCGTTGTTGAGCAGGTTATTGAGCACCTGCACGAGGCGGACCTTGTCGCCGACCACCCACAACGGCTCGTCGGTGACCTCGGTGGTGAGTTGCTGGCCACGGGCCTGCATGGCCGGGGTCGCGGCCTCGACGGCCGCGTCCACCACCTCCTGCAGTCGCACGGGTTGGCGGCGCAGGTGGACCTTGCCACTGACGATGCGCCCGACGTCCAGCAGGTCGTCGACCAGCCGCGAGAGCTGGCCGACCTGGCGCGCCAGGATGTCCCGGGTGGCGCGCAGGTGCGGGGAGGCGGGCTCTTCCAGCTGCATGATGGACACCGCGTTGCTGATCGGCGCCAGCGGGTTGCGCAGCTCGTGGCCGAGCATTGCCAGGAAGTGATGGAGGTGGCGTTCCTGGGTCTCCAGCCGGGTGATGCGGCGGCGGTCGCTGAGGTCGCGGGTGATCTTGGCAAACCCCAGGTGGTCACCGGCAGCGTCGTACACGGCGGTGATGAGCACGCTGGCCCAGAACCGGCTGCCGTCCTTGCGGATGCGCCAGCCCTCGTCCTCGAAGCGGCCGTCGCGCAACGCGGATTCAAGTTCGTGCTCGGGCCAGCCGGCGTCGATCTTTTCCTGCGGGTAGAACACCGAGAAGTGCTGGCCGACGATCTCCTCGGCGGTATAGCCCTTGTTGATCTGGGCGCCGAGGTTCCAGCTGACCACGTGGCCCTGCGGGTCCAGCATGAAAATGGCGTAGTCGCGCACGCCTTCCACCAGCATGCGGAAGCGCTCTTCGCCCTGGCGCAGCAGCTCCTCCTGGTGGCGTCGCTCGGTGAGGTCGCGGGTGACCTTGGCGAAACCGCGGTGCAAGCCGTCGTCGTCGACCAGCGCGGTGATGACCACGCTCGCCCAGAACCGGCTGCCATCCTTGCGCAGGCGCCAGCCTTCGTCCTCGAACCGCCCCAGGCGGAGCGCTTCGCGCAGCTCCTGCGCAGGGAAACCGATGTCGATCTGCTCCTGCGGGTAGAACACCTCGAAGCTGCGGCCGATGATCTCGTCCGGCGCGTAGCCCTTGAGCACCTGTGCCCCGGCGTTCCACGAGCGCACGCGTCCCTGCGGGTCGAGCAGGAAGATCGCGTAATCGCGGACGGATTCCACCAGCAGGCGGAAGTCCGCGTCGTCGACCGGCGGCGGACGCTCGAAATCGCTGGCAGACGTAAGCAAGGGCTTCAAGATGCGGGTGTTCCCCGGAGATGGTTCGCCACCCTACTCCAGCGCCCGCCAACAACGGACACGCATGGACGCAGAGGGCAACAACCGCACACGCTAGCTGAACGGTGTTCAGTCCCAGGTGAAGTCACCCGGGACGAAAAGGCCCCGCCGAAGCGGGGCCTTGGAAGCAACGCGGCAGGCGGGATGTCAGGCCCAGGGATCCTGCAGCACGATGTTGGCGTCGCGGTCGGGACCAGTGGATACCATCGCCAGCGGGCAGCCCGACAGCTCCTCCAGCGCGCGCAGGTAGGCGCGCGCGGCGGGCGGCAGCTTGTCCCACTCGGTGATGCCGTGGGTGCTCTCCTCCCAGCCCGGGAACTCCAGGTACACCGGCACGCACTCGTCCCAGCCCTGCGCGTCGAGCGGCGCGTACTCGGTCTGCTTGCCGCGGTACTGGTAGCCGATGCACATCTTCAGGGTCGGCATGCCGTCGAGGATGTCGAGCTTGGTGATGCACAGCCCGCTGATGCCGTTGATCGCGACCGCGCGCTTGAGCGCGACGATGTCGATCCAGCCGCAGCGGCGGGGGCGGCCGGTGGTGGCGCCGTACTCCTGGCCGCGGTCGCGGATGCCCTGGCCGACGTCGTCGTGCAGCTCGGTCGGGAACGGACCGCCGCCGACGCGGGTGGCGTAGGCCTTGGCGATGCCGAGCACGTAGTCGATCGAGTCCGCGCCAACGCCGGTGCCGGCCAGCGCGCCGCCGACGGTGGTGTTGGAGCTGGTGACGTACGGGTAGGTGCCGTGGTCGATGTCGAGCAGCGAGCCCTGCGCGCCTTCGTACAGCACGCGCTTACCCTGCTTGCGCAGGTCGTGCAGGATGCCGGCGACGTCGGACTTCATCGGCTCGACGTAGTCGCCGAAGGCCAGCGCCTCGTCGAGGGTCTGCTGGAAGTCGACCGCGTCGACGCCCAGGTACTTGGTCAGCACGAAGTTGTGGTAATCGAGCGCGGCGCGCAGCTTCTCGGCCAGCTGCTCGGGGTAATGCAGGTCGGCGACGCGGATGCCACGGCGGGCGACCTTGTCCTCGTACGCCGGGCCGATGCCCCGGCCGGTGGTGCCAATCGCCTTGCCGCCGGCGGCCTTCTCGCGGGCCTGATCCAGGGCGATGTGGTACGGCATGATCAGCGGCGTGGCGGGGCTGATTTTCAGGCGCGAGCGCACCTCGATGCCCTCGGCCTCGAGCTCGGCGATCTCCTTCTGCAGGGCGCCCGGGTGCAGCACCACGCCGTTGCCGATCAGGCACAGCGCCCCTTCGCGCAGGATGCCGGACGGAATCAGGTGCAGGACGGTCTTCTTGCCGTTGATCACCAGGGTGTGGCCGGCGTTGTGGCCGCCCTGGAAGCGCACGACCGCGCCGATGTCCTGCGTCAGCAGGTCGACGATCTTGCCCTTGCCTTCATCGCCCCACTGGGCACCGAGAACGACGACTGACTGACCCATTGTTTTGCTCCTGGCGTGGCGGGCGGCGGAGGTGGGGGCCGACCCGGGCGGAACGTTCCGCGCATAGAAAAAGCCGGGCGGGGAATGCCCCCAGCCGGCTTTTGTGCATTATCCGGGTTTCGCCCTCCGGGGGCCAGTGTCGCGGTGCCCGGTCAGGCCATCCGGCGGACCAGCCACAGCGTGCCGACCCCGATAGCCAGGATGACGCCGCCGAAAACCCTCAGCTGCCGGTCATCCAGCGCCAGCAGCTGGGCGGCGGCGCGCTTCCAGGCGCCGGGGGCGGCGAACAGGAACAGGCCCTCGATCACCGCCACCAGGCACAGCGCCGCCCACAGCTCGCTCAACGGTCGTTGCCGAGGTATTGCAGGAAGGCGTCGTCACGATCGAGCACGATCACGCCATTGCCGTCCTGGAACGACTTGCGGTACGCCTCCAGGCTGCGCTGGAAGGTGTAGAAGCCAGCGTCCTTCTGCGCCGCCTCGGCGTAGATCGAGGTGGCCTCGGCATCACCTTCGCCGCGCAGGCGCTGGGCGTCACGCTCGGCCTCGGCCAGGATCACTGCCCGCTGCTTGTCGGCCTCGGCGCGCACGGTCTGCGCCTGCTCGGCACCTTCCGCGCGCAGGCGGCTGGCGACCTCGTGGCGCTGGGCACGCATGCGGCGGTACACGTCGGTGATGACCTGGCTGTCGGTCGGCAGGTCGATCTGCTTGATGCGCAGGTCGATGATCTGCACGCCGACGGTCTCGGCGCCCTTGTTGATCGACGCCAGCTGGCTCTCGATGATGTCGGCCCGGTTGCCCGAGACGATCTCGGTCAGCGTGCGGGCGTTGATCTCGTTGCGCAGCGAGTCCTTGATGATCGGCGCCAGGCGGGCGATCGCGATGCTCTCGTCGCCGCCGGTGGCGCGATAGAAGGCGCGCTCGTCCTCGATCAT
Protein-coding sequences here:
- the hflC gene encoding protease modulator HflC translates to MKYSAWVAIGVAVLLALMGSTYVVREGQVAMVLNLGRVARTGIDPGLHFKWPLVETAMVFDQRLQVLDAEPERYLTSERKDVSVDFFAVGMIEDERAFYRATGGDESIAIARLAPIIKDSLRNEINARTLTEIVSGNRADIIESQLASINKGAETVGVQIIDLRIKQIDLPTDSQVITDVYRRMRAQRHEVASRLRAEGAEQAQTVRAEADKQRAVILAEAERDAQRLRGEGDAEATSIYAEAAQKDAGFYTFQRSLEAYRKSFQDGNGVIVLDRDDAFLQYLGNDR
- a CDS encoding M50 family metallopeptidase; the encoded protein is MDTGLNDLTTGRDDALYPRAAEPASAPQPASRGMQLVQWIVGGIGGFALVAGLDSFADDVSLPLLAAMLALAIAMLWLQVLVHEAGHALAGVLVGRRLVAAGIGPLRLERGVGGWMVRWGGNVRGLSGFAVLLPPDRATESRRNVATFILGGPLANLLCAAVALLVLALAPPLDVTASVALAGTVFGGGLLGLINLVPWQNQGWHTDGYNLRELWRDTPAWRMSCAQACVVAMSMAGVRPRDWPADQLTVPDCVPTQMAAAMHVLRMGHALDRDDQAAAGATARALADAYPGAADGSRQGIAATLASYAARTRDADLLAAWRPLCEGGLLDLGPYRLWLDAEAAALAGDAVAARAVSARAREAMPRIHDRAGVLVMGEYLDELDARLVEVCPVVHGVPQLAVDEHGPR
- a CDS encoding restriction endonuclease subunit S, which gives rise to MRNGWLRQSLGAICEVVNGGTPKTGVVAYWDGQHQWITPAEMGRRTTPYIGETARTLTDLGLSNSSARPLPPYSVILSSRAPIGHLVINTVPMATNQGCKGLVPSKVVDHKFLYYYLGSVVELLNDLGTGATFKELSGGKLKEVPIPLPPLPEQQRIVGILDEAFAGIATAKANAEKNLKNARALFESHLQSVFNPRSGDWVEDKLESLTTKIGSGATPRGGEKCYKAAGVSLIRSLNVHDLGFRYPKLAFLDEDQAADLSNVKVQADDVLLNITGASVARCCVVPPDVLPARVNQHVSIVRPIVEKLDAAFLHYLLISKPYKDALLKTGEEGGSTRQAITKAQIQSFTIGYPVLSEQRAIVERLNAVLAETQRLESICQRKLAALDTLKQSLLHQAFSGQL
- a CDS encoding class I SAM-dependent DNA methyltransferase; protein product: MFEQTFKNIDDILHKDAGCTSELDYTEQSSWLLFLKYLDALERDKAMEAELESRAYSFLLEPAYRWESWAAPKDSDGKFDHNKAMTGDDLLAFVNDKLFPYLHGFKAKASGPQTLEYKIGEIFGEIKNRIQSGYNLRDVIERVDELSFGTHKEKHELSHLYEAKIKNMGNAGRNGGEYYTPRPLIRAMIQVIDPKVGETVYDGACGSAGFLCEAFDYLSSKPSLSTSDSKTLQCETFFGKEKKSLAYVIGIMNMILHGIEAPNIVHTNTLAENLADIQERDRFDVVLANPPFGGKERKEIQQNFPIKTGETAYLFLQHFIKSLRAGGRAAIVIKNTFLSNTDNASVSLRKQLLESCNLHTVLDCPGGTFLGAGVKTVVLFFEKGAPTRKTWYYQLDPGRNMGKTNPLNDADLAEFVGLQKTFADSPKSWSVEATGLDQATFDLSVKNPDGGEEITHRSPQEIMDEIAALDAESAEVLAGIRALL
- a CDS encoding adenylosuccinate synthase, translating into MGQSVVVLGAQWGDEGKGKIVDLLTQDIGAVVRFQGGHNAGHTLVINGKKTVLHLIPSGILREGALCLIGNGVVLHPGALQKEIAELEAEGIEVRSRLKISPATPLIMPYHIALDQAREKAAGGKAIGTTGRGIGPAYEDKVARRGIRVADLHYPEQLAEKLRAALDYHNFVLTKYLGVDAVDFQQTLDEALAFGDYVEPMKSDVAGILHDLRKQGKRVLYEGAQGSLLDIDHGTYPYVTSSNTTVGGALAGTGVGADSIDYVLGIAKAYATRVGGGPFPTELHDDVGQGIRDRGQEYGATTGRPRRCGWIDIVALKRAVAINGISGLCITKLDILDGMPTLKMCIGYQYRGKQTEYAPLDAQGWDECVPVYLEFPGWEESTHGITEWDKLPPAARAYLRALEELSGCPLAMVSTGPDRDANIVLQDPWA
- a CDS encoding PAS domain-containing sensor histidine kinase; amino-acid sequence: MLTSASDFERPPPVDDADFRLLVESVRDYAIFLLDPQGRVRSWNAGAQVLKGYAPDEIIGRSFEVFYPQEQIDIGFPAQELREALRLGRFEDEGWRLRKDGSRFWASVVITALVDDDGLHRGFAKVTRDLTERRHQEELLRQGEERFRMLVEGVRDYAIFMLDPQGHVVSWNLGAQINKGYTAEEIVGQHFSVFYPQEKIDAGWPEHELESALRDGRFEDEGWRIRKDGSRFWASVLITAVYDAAGDHLGFAKITRDLSDRRRITRLETQERHLHHFLAMLGHELRNPLAPISNAVSIMQLEEPASPHLRATRDILARQVGQLSRLVDDLLDVGRIVSGKVHLRRQPVRLQEVVDAAVEAATPAMQARGQQLTTEVTDEPLWVVGDKVRLVQVLNNLLNNAVKFTPEGGRICVRLTRRAGTAHLSVADNGPGIPPDQLNHVFKLFAQGDNAAVTRQGGLGIGLSVVHQMVRSHDGDVSVFSTGVPGEGAEFAIRLPLIDGEGALLM
- a CDS encoding DUF2065 domain-containing protein: MSELWAALCLVAVIEGLFLFAAPGAWKRAAAQLLALDDRQLRVFGGVILAIGVGTLWLVRRMA